CCGTCGACCCGACGATGGTCGCCACTGCCCATCCGTTGATACTATCCATGACGCCAGGCACATCCATGGCAGCGGCAGAGCCGTCGATATCCAGCCTGATGACATAGCCCTTGGTCATCCGAAGCAGGGCCTGTTCATCTATGTCAATGCTGATCTCGCTACGAAGCCGGGCAAGGTCCTTTGTCTCAGTGCTCATTCCTTCCTTAATCGTAAGCCTGAAGCCAGCGGCCATGACGCCGTCTCCTGCCATGGCATCCATCTCGTATGCTTCCACCCCACGCACCCAGCTGTTGAGGGCGGCCATCACTTGCACTCTCTCCTGCGCCCCATCTATTGGCGTCTGGAGCGTACACCCGGAAAGCAGGGCGGTCATAAGTGAAAGCAAAACCAGGGCCCAGGTTCTCTTTGCCATTCCAGCTCCCACCTTTGCAGGCATTGTCAGATGCCCCCACAGCGCTCACTCAAGCGTGCGCACGCCCGTGAAAGTTGCCGGGATCCGGTGCGTCGACCGCTACAGGTGGATCCGACCGAATCCAAACCCGGTGCGCCCCGGGACGATAATGTAGGTTCTTCTTGCGGTCTCACCACCCACGCTCACCACGAGAGTCAAGGTCGGGCCACCCGCAAACACCGTTTCATCGATCAGGACACATCGCCTCGTCCGGCCCATCGTCACCACGTGCGCGGCGTCAAGCTCGACGGCGTTGACCGTCACACTGATCCTGGCGTCTACAAGGCCGATTACCTCGATCTCTATCGTGGATACCTCGTTGATCCTGTATGATCCTTCCGGCGGCGAGAGCACGCGCACCGCAAGCCCAACGACGGTTACGTCCGGGAAGACGGCGTCTGGTCCGATGGCGCCCGCCCGGTCTTCGGCTCTGACTCTGAGAATGTGATCGCCGGCATCTACCGTTCTCACAAGCGCGGCATCTGTCGTCCAGGTTCTGCTCGCCCAGTCGTCGAAGGTGAACCAGTATCCCTTCACGCCGGTCCCAACGTCCGTTGCAGACCACTCCCACGTAACAGTGGAGCTGTTCGTCATGACGACGGACGCGGGCGACACCACTGTGACCTCAGGACCGATCGTATCGACCACGACGTATCCAGGTTGGGATTTCCCGCTCTCATTGCCGGGTTTGTCTACCGCAGCGATTCGAATGTAGTGAGAGCCCTCGGAAAGATCAAAACTGGGAGTCCATGCTGCTGCCGACTGGGTCACGCCCAAAGCGACAGCCGCACCGTCGAGGAACACCCGGTACCCGGCAGCGCCATCAACCTCTTCCCAGTCCCACGTCGGCCTGGGATTGCAGGTTGACGTTGTCGTAGTGGGCGTTCCGGGCACTGCGGGAGGGGTTGTATCGACGGCAAACCGGCAACTGGGATCGGCGATGCTCACCCATCCCGACGTGTTGCCGGCAACGTCCCTCGCGCGTATGCGCACCTCATACTCCCCGTCCGCCAGCGGGGTCGTCTTCCATGCAATAGTGCCGCTTAACGGCACATCGGCGGGCGCAGGAGGCGGAGCGTCGTCAACGTCCTCGTCGTCGATGTCGATGAACGTGTTCACCACGTCCCAGGAAGGGCTTCCGAACCGCCTGATCTTCACCTCGTACCCATCAACACCGGATTGGGCTTGGCCCGGGCGCTGATCAGTGGAATGCGTCCAGACCAACGTGGGCATTGTGCTGGCAATGCGCCTGCCTGTGCCCAACCCGGCGACATCCGGCGCTCCAGGATCGCTTGGGGCGTCGCCATCGAATGTGAAGGGCGGATCAAACCATGCGGAACCGTTCTCCACCATATCCCATGCCCTTATCCAGGCGCCATAGGACACGCCTGACCGAAACGGGAGTTCGTTGCCGACTGTGCACCAGTCACTGCCCGTTCCAGTGGGCATCACAGGCCACCGACTGCCGCCCGAAGGCGCCTCCCATAACTTGGACCCGGTCGGAATCGTGTCGCCCGGGCTCTTCGTCCACACCTGAAGCTCATACCCATGAAGCCCGGACCCGGACACTCCGTCTGTGCTGCTCGGATCTGTTGAAGCATCCCACGAAACAAGAGGTGCGCGGCTATTCGTGAACCGGGCTCCATTGGCGGTGTTGATGTTTCCAACAGCTGCTTCGCCAAAAGCAGAAGGAGGAGAGCTGTCGACCACAAAGACCAGACGGCCGCTGCTCGTGCTGCTTATCGAGGCCTCATTGCCTGCGTCATCCACCGCTTCAACCTTCACGTAGTAATCGCCATCGGGCATTACAGCATTAGGCCACCATTCCGCAGCCCACTCACCGCTGTTTGCGGTGGGTCTGAGCCCGAACGCAGTATCGCCAACAACTTCGCTTTGCATGCCGCTGTCCGCGTACACGCGGACCCTAAAATGCCCCCGAAGTGGGTCCGTTGCGTCGTTGAGCCCGGACCCTCCAGGGTTGTCGATCACAGTCACTTTGACCTTAGGCTGTGTTGCTGCTGTGTAGACGACTCCACCGTTCTCATACACAGGGCCCTCGATCTGCCAGCTACGGAGCCCGGGGGCTACGGTGTCGAGCAGGAACCCCCAGCTCGAGGGGATCGCAGGGTATGCTGACGTGTTGCCGATCCTGTCCTGAGCGCTTACACTCAGGACGTATGCGCCATCAGCCGATATCGGCCTGTCGGGTACGAAGGTCGACTTCGATGACGCATCATCCCATGTAGGTTGGCCGATCACCGCAACACCAGCCGGCCCTGTCATGGTCCAGATAACGCTGTTGGGCGCCAATCTCGCGCCTGAGTCGCTGATTATGATGCTAGGCGCAATGCTAGTGTTGTTCGTCTCAAGGCCGCTCACGGGCTTAGGGTCGGAGAACACCGGTCCATGCCTGTCGACGTTGAACCGGAACGTCTTCTCGTCCGATGTGTTAGGCTTCGAATCTGACACTCCGACTCGCAGCCAGTG
The sequence above is drawn from the Clostridia bacterium genome and encodes:
- a CDS encoding Ig-like domain repeat protein — encoded protein: MKPSWRRLAAAITVALFAASLAGAGYAVASIASVQIDSPTTGAPQYAKAGTTTAAMAVTVAANPGDVVYLDSSVGSSPIATAGPQTVGASGHVTFTSVVDISGAAEGWMDAHASARLGPPGSPSTDAVQVRAVCMDKTAPVISGWTPVSGTTLPNRTHQVFTVQIADPTAGVSAIAPSLSGGGTITSRSYNQTTGTATIVLDDLAYGPHTLRLVASDRSGNDASEAVDFVVDDTVKPVIDEMTWDPLDNCWLSDANCVVSVGVRDAAPSSGINSASITVASDLGGGAISSSYTGGRIRITVANPSEGAHWLRVGVSDSKPNTSDEKTFRFNVDRHGPVFSDPKPVSGLETNNTSIAPSIIISDSGARLAPNSVIWTMTGPAGVAVIGQPTWDDASSKSTFVPDRPISADGAYVLSVSAQDRIGNTSAYPAIPSSWGFLLDTVAPGLRSWQIEGPVYENGGVVYTAATQPKVKVTVIDNPGGSGLNDATDPLRGHFRVRVYADSGMQSEVVGDTAFGLRPTANSGEWAAEWWPNAVMPDGDYYVKVEAVDDAGNEASISSTSSGRLVFVVDSSPPSAFGEAAVGNINTANGARFTNSRAPLVSWDASTDPSSTDGVSGSGLHGYELQVWTKSPGDTIPTGSKLWEAPSGGSRWPVMPTGTGSDWCTVGNELPFRSGVSYGAWIRAWDMVENGSAWFDPPFTFDGDAPSDPGAPDVAGLGTGRRIASTMPTLVWTHSTDQRPGQAQSGVDGYEVKIRRFGSPSWDVVNTFIDIDDEDVDDAPPPAPADVPLSGTIAWKTTPLADGEYEVRIRARDVAGNTSGWVSIADPSCRFAVDTTPPAVPGTPTTTTSTCNPRPTWDWEEVDGAAGYRVFLDGAAVALGVTQSAAAWTPSFDLSEGSHYIRIAAVDKPGNESGKSQPGYVVVDTIGPEVTVVSPASVVMTNSSTVTWEWSATDVGTGVKGYWFTFDDWASRTWTTDAALVRTVDAGDHILRVRAEDRAGAIGPDAVFPDVTVVGLAVRVLSPPEGSYRINEVSTIEIEVIGLVDARISVTVNAVELDAAHVVTMGRTRRCVLIDETVFAGGPTLTLVVSVGGETARRTYIIVPGRTGFGFGRIHL